From a region of the Leptospira kmetyi serovar Malaysia str. Bejo-Iso9 genome:
- a CDS encoding 2-oxoglutarate dehydrogenase E1 component produces the protein MKIEKLMALYGENGALLEELYNQYKLNPETVDKEWKTFFQEVDSNGLANGNGNGYSNGNGKSAVATSFTDAQAGSIREMGVINLLNAYRRQGHLAAKLDPLEIQKPNRTFIDSKLHSISPADLETVVDSDTLGRVKLKEIVDLFEKVYCNTIGAEHFYLVNDEEREWLQKQMESPEFLAPLSKNIKLRLFEKLFQADYFETFLAKKYVGKKRFSLEGGESFIPLLDTIVEEAGHHQMDGLVIGMAHRGRLNVLVNIIEKPASLIFAEFEEKTDKDNLSYADVKYHLGYSNSRMTAAGKEVKLSLAFNPSHLECVDPVVTGSVRARQTLIGDKDRAKYMPVLIHGDAAFAGQGVVAETLNLMNLEGYTTGGTFHIVVNNQIGFTTLPDESRSTLYATDLAKGFQIPIIHVNGDDPEAVYRVVKLGMEYRQKFKKDFIIDLVCYRRLGHNETDEPAFTQPKMYSIIKSHPPTVNLYEKRLVSEGDIQQEDIDFIKNGSMHGLEDSFQRAKEQDVKIRVDTMQGVWSKFSKVSLDSEPATKLLAEQMHGIVQSLTSVPQGFTPNSKLVKLLQSRKEMAEGKIPVDWGFAEALSFGSILESGFRIRLSGQDSQRGTFSHRHAVLVDTNTNEKYIPLNHISPKQGKAEIINSSLSEFSVLGFEYGYSLADPNALVMWEAQFGDFANSAQVIFDQFISSSEVKWQRLSGLIMLLPHGYEGQGPEHSSARLERFLQLCALNNMQVCNLTTAAQYFHLLRRQMLRNYRKPLVIVTPKSLLRFPASLSPVEDILQGAFREILIDDSGSKPEKIDKVIFSAGKVYYDLMKYRDENKVQNVALVRVEQIYPFPAKEIEAALKKFKNAKSFVWCQEEPKNQGAWFFVRERIEDLIPSNVRLAYAGRHESPSPAAGHMKLHLQEQDQLVLDAFQF, from the coding sequence ATGAAGATAGAAAAACTCATGGCGCTTTACGGCGAGAACGGCGCTCTCCTTGAAGAACTTTATAATCAGTACAAACTCAATCCCGAGACCGTGGATAAGGAATGGAAAACATTCTTCCAAGAAGTGGATTCCAACGGTCTTGCAAACGGGAACGGAAACGGATATTCGAACGGCAACGGTAAGTCCGCGGTCGCCACTTCCTTTACGGACGCGCAAGCGGGTTCCATCCGGGAGATGGGGGTCATCAACCTTCTAAACGCATACAGAAGACAAGGTCACCTCGCCGCAAAACTCGATCCGTTGGAAATTCAAAAACCGAACCGCACGTTCATCGATTCCAAACTGCATAGCATTTCTCCTGCGGATTTGGAAACCGTCGTGGACAGCGATACGCTTGGAAGAGTGAAACTCAAAGAGATCGTGGATCTTTTCGAAAAGGTTTATTGCAACACGATCGGAGCGGAACACTTCTATCTCGTAAACGACGAAGAACGCGAATGGCTTCAAAAACAAATGGAGTCCCCCGAATTCTTAGCCCCTCTTTCGAAGAACATCAAACTCAGACTTTTCGAAAAATTATTCCAAGCCGATTATTTCGAAACCTTTCTCGCGAAAAAATACGTGGGTAAAAAAAGATTCTCTCTCGAAGGGGGAGAATCTTTCATTCCTCTTCTCGACACGATCGTGGAAGAGGCCGGACATCATCAGATGGACGGACTCGTAATCGGAATGGCACACAGAGGACGACTCAACGTTCTCGTGAACATCATCGAAAAACCGGCGTCGCTCATCTTTGCCGAGTTCGAAGAAAAAACGGATAAGGATAATCTGAGTTATGCGGACGTGAAGTATCACCTCGGTTATTCCAACAGCAGAATGACCGCGGCCGGAAAAGAAGTAAAACTTTCTTTGGCGTTCAACCCGAGTCACTTGGAATGTGTGGACCCGGTCGTAACCGGTTCCGTGCGCGCGCGTCAAACCTTGATCGGCGATAAAGATCGCGCGAAATACATGCCGGTTCTGATTCACGGGGACGCGGCGTTTGCGGGCCAAGGTGTGGTCGCAGAAACTCTCAACCTGATGAACCTCGAAGGTTACACGACGGGCGGAACGTTTCACATCGTAGTAAACAACCAGATCGGATTTACGACTCTTCCGGACGAATCCAGATCCACGTTGTATGCAACCGATCTTGCAAAAGGATTTCAGATTCCGATCATCCACGTAAACGGGGACGATCCGGAAGCGGTTTACAGAGTCGTAAAACTCGGTATGGAATACCGTCAGAAATTCAAAAAAGATTTTATCATCGACCTCGTATGTTATAGAAGACTCGGTCACAACGAAACCGACGAGCCTGCGTTCACACAACCGAAGATGTATTCGATCATCAAGAGTCATCCTCCGACTGTAAATCTCTACGAGAAAAGACTCGTGAGCGAAGGCGATATCCAACAGGAAGACATCGACTTCATCAAAAACGGATCGATGCACGGGCTGGAAGATTCTTTCCAAAGAGCCAAAGAACAGGACGTAAAGATCCGTGTCGATACCATGCAGGGAGTTTGGTCCAAGTTCTCCAAGGTTTCCTTGGATTCGGAGCCTGCTACAAAACTTCTCGCAGAGCAAATGCACGGAATCGTTCAGTCTTTGACTTCGGTCCCGCAAGGATTCACTCCGAATTCCAAACTCGTGAAACTTCTTCAGAGCAGAAAGGAAATGGCGGAAGGAAAAATTCCAGTGGATTGGGGATTTGCGGAAGCTCTTTCTTTCGGATCGATTCTCGAAAGCGGATTTAGAATCCGTCTTTCCGGTCAGGATTCGCAAAGAGGAACCTTCTCTCATCGTCACGCGGTTCTCGTGGATACGAACACGAACGAAAAATACATTCCTCTCAATCACATTTCGCCTAAACAAGGTAAGGCGGAGATCATCAATTCTTCCCTTTCCGAATTTTCGGTTTTGGGTTTTGAATACGGATATTCTCTCGCCGATCCGAACGCTCTCGTGATGTGGGAAGCTCAGTTCGGTGACTTTGCGAACAGCGCGCAGGTGATTTTCGATCAGTTCATTTCCAGTTCGGAAGTGAAATGGCAAAGACTTTCCGGTTTGATCATGCTTCTTCCTCACGGATACGAAGGCCAGGGACCGGAACATTCTTCCGCGAGATTGGAAAGATTTTTACAACTCTGTGCTCTCAACAACATGCAGGTTTGTAACCTCACGACAGCGGCTCAGTATTTCCACCTTTTAAGAAGACAGATGCTTAGAAACTATCGTAAACCTCTCGTGATCGTAACTCCGAAAAGTTTACTTCGTTTCCCCGCTTCTCTTTCTCCGGTGGAAGATATTCTTCAGGGAGCGTTCCGGGAAATCCTGATCGACGACAGCGGTTCCAAACCGGAAAAAATCGACAAGGTCATCTTCTCCGCGGGTAAAGTATATTATGATTTAATGAAATACCGCGACGAGAACAAGGTTCAGAACGTGGCGCTCGTTCGTGTGGAACAGATTTATCCGTTCCCCGCAAAAGAAATCGAAGCCGCGCTCAAGAAGTTTAAGAACGCGAAATCGTTCGTATGGTGCCAGGAAGAACCGAAAAACCAAGGCGCTTGGTTCTTTGTTCGCGAAAGAATCGAAGATTTGATTCCTTCCAACGTAAGACTTGCCTACGCGGGAAGACACGAGTCTCCGAGCCCGGCGGCCGGTCATATGAAACTGCATTTGCAGGAACAGGATCAGCTCGTTCTGGACGCGTTTCAGTTCTAA
- the lpdA gene encoding dihydrolipoyl dehydrogenase yields the protein MSAEFDVVVIGAGPGGYVCAIRSAQLGFKTAIIEKRKTLGGTCLNVGCIPSKALLDSSEEYHKALHKLDVHGITVGKVDLDLTKLMNRKDQIVKEVTDGVDFLMNKNKIKRYEGFGKVLSAGKVEVALNDGSKETINAKHIVVATGSVPIDIPGLTVDGKNIITSDHAIDIRKLPKKMIVIGAGVIGLELGSVWSRLGTAVTVVEFLPGLISNVDRQMGSLLERSLTGQGMEFLFEHKVKGATTGKNGVKVQIEDSKGVAKELEADVVLVAVGRRPFLEGVGLEETGVALTPRKRIQIDGHFKTSVPGIYAIGDAVDGPMLAHKAEEEGVALAELIAGQSGHVNYDAVPSVIYTWPEMAWVGKGEEELKAAGIEYKTGKSLFRPNARAKAMNEAEGQVKILADKKTDKILGAFIFGPRASDMVAELAVAMEFGASAEDVARSFHAHPTLAEVIKEAAMAVDKWAIHA from the coding sequence ATGTCAGCAGAATTTGACGTAGTCGTGATCGGCGCCGGACCGGGGGGCTACGTTTGTGCCATCCGCTCCGCACAACTCGGTTTCAAAACCGCAATCATCGAAAAAAGAAAAACCCTCGGAGGCACCTGTCTCAACGTGGGTTGTATTCCCTCCAAGGCGCTTTTGGATTCTTCCGAAGAATACCACAAAGCGCTCCATAAACTCGACGTTCACGGGATCACCGTCGGTAAAGTCGATCTGGATCTAACCAAGCTGATGAACCGAAAGGATCAGATCGTAAAGGAAGTCACCGACGGCGTGGACTTTCTGATGAACAAAAATAAGATCAAACGTTACGAAGGTTTCGGCAAGGTTCTTTCAGCGGGCAAGGTCGAAGTCGCATTAAACGACGGAAGCAAAGAAACGATCAACGCAAAACATATCGTAGTGGCGACCGGATCGGTTCCGATCGACATTCCCGGTTTGACCGTGGATGGAAAGAATATCATCACATCCGATCACGCGATCGATATTCGCAAACTTCCCAAGAAGATGATCGTAATCGGCGCCGGTGTGATCGGACTCGAACTCGGATCGGTTTGGTCGAGACTCGGAACCGCAGTGACCGTCGTTGAATTCTTACCCGGACTCATTTCCAACGTGGATCGTCAGATGGGTTCTCTTCTCGAACGTTCCCTTACCGGACAAGGAATGGAATTCTTATTCGAACACAAAGTGAAAGGCGCGACCACGGGCAAAAACGGAGTGAAGGTTCAAATCGAAGATTCCAAAGGCGTGGCGAAAGAACTCGAAGCGGACGTCGTTCTCGTTGCGGTCGGACGCAGGCCGTTCCTCGAAGGTGTGGGACTGGAAGAGACAGGAGTCGCATTGACGCCGCGCAAACGAATTCAAATCGACGGACATTTTAAAACGTCCGTTCCCGGAATTTATGCGATCGGGGACGCGGTGGACGGACCGATGCTCGCACACAAAGCGGAAGAAGAGGGCGTCGCTCTCGCAGAATTGATCGCGGGCCAATCGGGACACGTGAATTACGATGCGGTTCCAAGCGTCATATATACTTGGCCGGAAATGGCTTGGGTAGGAAAGGGCGAGGAAGAATTGAAGGCCGCTGGAATCGAATACAAAACCGGAAAATCACTCTTTCGACCGAATGCGCGCGCAAAAGCGATGAACGAGGCCGAAGGACAGGTCAAAATATTAGCGGATAAAAAAACGGATAAAATTCTCGGTGCGTTCATATTCGGACCGAGGGCTTCGGACATGGTTGCGGAATTGGCGGTTGCAATGGAATTCGGCGCGTCTGCGGAAGACGTCGCAAGAAGTTTCCACGCCCATCCGACCTTGGCGGAAGTAATCAAAGAAGCGGCGATGGCGGTGGATAAGTGGGCGATTCACGCATAA